The Gordonia mangrovi genome includes the window GTCGTCGGCGAGCCACAGCGACTGTGCGATGTGCGACAGCACCTGGCCGGCGGTGACACCGTGTTCGGCGAGATCGGTCAGGGTCACCGCGCCGTCGCGCTTGCTGAGCCGAATGCGCTTGTCGTTGAGCACCATCGGCACGTGGGCATAGCCGGGTGGCCGATGCCCGAGCAGGGTGGCGAGGTACGCCTGCCGCGGCGCCGACGAGAGCAGGTCACCGCCGCGCACCACCTGGTCGACGCCTTGGGCGGCGTCGTCGACGACCACCGCGAGGTTGTAGGCGGGGGTGCCGTCGTTGCGTTGGATGACGAAGTCGTCGACCATCGCGGTGTAGGGGCCGTGCAGGATGTCATCGACGGTGAAATGGTCCACCTCGGAGCGGATTCGGATCGCGGGTGGTCGAGTCTTGCGTCGTTCGGCGCGGCCGGCCTCGGTGAGGTCGCGGCAGGTGCCGGGGTAGGCGCCCTGCGGGGCGTGCGGCGCCGACGGCGCCTCCATGATCTCGCGGCGCGTGCAGAAACACTCGAAGGTGCGGCCCTGCTCGTGCAGCCCGTCGATGACCGACCGGTACGACGGCAGCCGGTGTGACTGGTAGATCACCGGCGGGTCCCAGTCCAGACCCAGCGCCGCCAGATCGGTGAGTTGCTGACGGTCGGAGCCCACTGCGGTGCGGTCGAGGTCCTCCATCCGGATGAAGAAGGCCCGGTCGGTGGTGCGGGCGAACAACCATGCCAGCACCGCGGTGCGGAGATTGCCGACGTGCAGGTCACCCGACGGGGACGGCGCATACCGTCCCGCCGGCATCGCGCTTGCACCCAGGTCCATCGCGATCACCCTACCGACCGGGCCGCATCCTCGGCCCCATCACCTCGATCACCCCGCCCGTATCCGGCCGGCCCGTACCATGTGACCCGTGGACCTCCCGGTAATGCCGCCGATCGCGCCAATGCTCGCCAAAGCCGTCACGACGGTCCCCGACCAGCCTGGTGGCGATCTGGTGTGGTCCTACGAACCCAAGTGGGATGGCTTTCGGGCGTTGATCTTTCGGGACGGTCACGAGGTGGCGATCGGTTCGCGCGGCGGCAAAGATCTGGCCCGCTACTTCCCTGAACTGGTCGCCGCCGCCAAGGCCGAACTGCCGGAGAAGGCGGTCGTGGACGGGGAGATCGGGGTCCCGGCGCTGATCGGCGACACGCACCGACTGGACTGGGACTCGCTGGCCCAGCGCATCCACCCGGCCGAGTCCCGGGTCACCATGCTCGCGGCGAAGACACCGGCGATCTTCATCGGGTTCGACGCGCTGGCGCTGGGGCGCGCCGACGTGATGGGCGAGCCGTTCGCAGTCCGGCGGGAGGCCCTGCTGCGGGCCATCGATCCGTCCGGTGGCGCCGACCGCCGACTACGGGTCAGTCGGGTGACCGACGATGCGGCCGTCGCCACCGACTGGTTCACCGCCTTCGAGGGCGCCGGGCTCGACGGCGTCGTCGCCAAACGGCTCGCCGGCGCCTACGTCGAGAACAAACGGGAGATGGTGAAGGTCAAACACAAGCGCACCGCCGACTGCGTCGTGTTCGGCTACCGCGTGCACAAGAGCGGCACCGGCCTCGGCTCCATGCTGCTCGGGCTCTACGCCGACGGCGAGCTACGGATGGTCGGCGGTGCCGGCGCCTTCTCCGACGCCAAACGCATCGAGCTGCAGCAGATGTTCGAGCCGATGCGCCTGGATCCCGACAAACCATCCGCGGGGGAACCGACCCGCTGGCGCTCGGAGAAGTCCGGCGAGTGGATTCCCATCCGGCCCGAGCTGGTGGTGGAGGTGGCCTACGACCAGATGGAAAACCACCGGTTCCGGCACACCGTGAAGTTCCTGCGCTGGCGACCGGACCGCGATCCGGAGAGCTGCACCTACGAGCAGCTCGAGGTGCCACTCACCTACGACCTGCACGACGTCCTGGAAGGAACGTCCTGACATGCCTTCTCGTTCTCCCGCGGAGGAACTCGACGTCGACGGTGTCGCCGTCCGGCTGAGCAACCCGGACAAGATCTACTTTCCGGAACTCGGCGAGAACGGTGGCCGCAAACGCGATCTCGTCGGGTACTACCGCGACATCGCCCTGCAGGGCGCCATCATGACCGCCCTGCGCAACCGGCCGACGTTCCTGCAACGTTTCCCCGACGGGGTCGACGGCGACGAGATCTACCAGAAACACATCGCCAAGAAGCGGCCCGAGCACGTGCAGTCGACGCGAATCGTGTTCCCCTCCGGCCGCACCGGCGACGCGATCAAACCGACCATCCCCGCCGACATCGTGTGGGGCGCCAACCTCGGCACCGTCACCTTCCACAGTTGGCCCACCGTCGACCCCGACAACGACCACCCCGATCAGCTCCGCATCGACCTCGACCCGCAGCC containing:
- the gluQRS gene encoding tRNA glutamyl-Q(34) synthetase GluQRS — translated: MDLGASAMPAGRYAPSPSGDLHVGNLRTAVLAWLFARTTDRAFFIRMEDLDRTAVGSDRQQLTDLAALGLDWDPPVIYQSHRLPSYRSVIDGLHEQGRTFECFCTRREIMEAPSAPHAPQGAYPGTCRDLTEAGRAERRKTRPPAIRIRSEVDHFTVDDILHGPYTAMVDDFVIQRNDGTPAYNLAVVVDDAAQGVDQVVRGGDLLSSAPRQAYLATLLGHRPPGYAHVPMVLNDKRIRLSKRDGAVTLTDLAEHGVTAGQVLSHIAQSLWLADDGESVDLPLLAERFRPDTLPKEPWILTGAEWR
- a CDS encoding ATP-dependent DNA ligase, translated to MDLPVMPPIAPMLAKAVTTVPDQPGGDLVWSYEPKWDGFRALIFRDGHEVAIGSRGGKDLARYFPELVAAAKAELPEKAVVDGEIGVPALIGDTHRLDWDSLAQRIHPAESRVTMLAAKTPAIFIGFDALALGRADVMGEPFAVRREALLRAIDPSGGADRRLRVSRVTDDAAVATDWFTAFEGAGLDGVVAKRLAGAYVENKREMVKVKHKRTADCVVFGYRVHKSGTGLGSMLLGLYADGELRMVGGAGAFSDAKRIELQQMFEPMRLDPDKPSAGEPTRWRSEKSGEWIPIRPELVVEVAYDQMENHRFRHTVKFLRWRPDRDPESCTYEQLEVPLTYDLHDVLEGTS